Genomic segment of Mesotoga sp. UBA6090:
AGAGGTGAAAACAAGATCAGGTCTCTGCCCTTCTATCTCTTGTATATCTTCAAGAACATCTTCAATGTACGATGCCCTCTTGACAACCGTCAGCGCTTCACTTCTGCTTGGATTGTACTCTTTTCCAAACTCCTCAAGCCAGTAATTGAGGACGTTATCGACGATTTCCCGCTGTGCAGGAAGATTGCTTACCACGAAATAACCCTTCAGATTGTAGGTTCTGCAAGTGCGGGCGATATCGTGAACATCGAGATTTGTAACGGCGCTCGAAACGATATTACCGTGCCTTCCCAAAACCGGGTAGTGAATCAAAGCAAGATATATGTTATTCAACATCCTTTTTCAGCTCCTTGAAGAGCATTAGTAAGGCCTTCTTATCAGAGAGATCAAACTCATGCTTCAGAAAGATATCCGGCCTTCTTTCGATTGTCCTCCTTAAACTCTCCATTCTTCTTTGAATCTCAATCATCTCGTGATTACCACTGAGAAACACCTCGGGCACTTTCATGCCGTTCACTTCTCTAGGCCTTGTGTAATGCGGGTGATCAAGGAGTTCAGAGAAAAAAGAATCATTAATTACTGATTCCATGTCTCCAACTACACCTGGTATGAATCTCGAAATAGCTTCTATCATAAGTAAGGCGGGGACTTCCCCACCACTAAGCACGAAGTCGCCAACCGAGAGTTCTTCATCGACTACTTTCATGACCCTTTCATCGATCCCTTCGTAACGGCCACAGATGAAGGTAATATGATTGAGTTTGCTGAGTTCAAGAG
This window contains:
- a CDS encoding RNA methyltransferase; this translates as MLNNIYLALIHYPVLGRHGNIVSSAVTNLDVHDIARTCRTYNLKGYFVVSNLPAQREIVDNVLNYWLEEFGKEYNPSRSEALTVVKRASYIEDVLEDIQEIEGQRPDLVFTSAKRGRDRFSYGAMRDIIARSEKPHLLLFGTSWGLPGEIEKICDYALEPLRANSDFNHLSVRAAVAIVLDRLIHEDTIDVRRD
- the trmD gene encoding tRNA (guanosine(37)-N1)-methyltransferase TrmD — translated: MRIDVLTIFPRLFETIFSWGVISRAIENEIIVFEAVDIRDFTNDRHRTTDDYPFGGGSGLVMKAEPILRAVASRFTEGSRPYTIYPSPQGKVFDNKKALELSKLNHITFICGRYEGIDERVMKVVDEELSVGDFVLSGGEVPALLMIEAISRFIPGVVGDMESVINDSFFSELLDHPHYTRPREVNGMKVPEVFLSGNHEMIEIQRRMESLRRTIERRPDIFLKHEFDLSDKKALLMLFKELKKDVE